One window of the Aulosira sp. FACHB-615 genome contains the following:
- the rplC gene encoding 50S ribosomal protein L3, which produces MSVGILGTKLGMTQIFDEAGVAIPVTVVQAGPCTVTQVKTKQTDGYTAIQLGYGEVKPKALNKPVLGHLAKSSAPALRHLSEFRIDNSSEYTLGQEIKADIFTAGQIVDVIGTSIGRGFAGNQKRNNFGRGPMSHGSKNHRAPGSIGAGTTPGRVYPGKRMAGRLGGTRVTISKLTVVRVDAERNLLLIKGAIPGKPGSLVSVVPAKKVGK; this is translated from the coding sequence GTGTCTGTAGGTATTCTCGGCACCAAGCTGGGCATGACCCAAATATTTGACGAGGCAGGAGTAGCAATTCCTGTCACTGTTGTTCAAGCAGGGCCATGCACTGTTACACAAGTCAAAACAAAGCAAACTGACGGTTATACCGCCATTCAACTTGGTTATGGCGAAGTTAAACCAAAAGCTCTCAATAAACCCGTATTGGGTCACTTAGCCAAATCATCAGCGCCAGCTTTACGTCACCTGAGTGAGTTTCGCATAGATAATTCCAGCGAATATACATTAGGTCAAGAAATCAAAGCAGATATTTTTACTGCTGGTCAAATCGTAGATGTAATTGGTACAAGTATCGGTCGCGGTTTTGCAGGCAACCAAAAGCGGAATAACTTTGGTCGCGGGCCAATGTCTCACGGTTCTAAAAACCACAGAGCGCCCGGTTCCATTGGTGCTGGTACAACACCCGGTCGTGTGTATCCAGGAAAAAGAATGGCAGGGCGCTTGGGCGGTACCCGCGTCACCATTAGTAAATTGACAGTTGTGCGTGTAGACGCAGAACGCAACTTATTACTCATTAAAGGTGCAATTCCTGGTAAACCAGGTTCCTTAGTGAGTGTTGTACCCGCAAAGAAAGTTGGTAAATAG
- the rpsE gene encoding 30S ribosomal protein S5 — protein MATGRRKANRAKKEETNWQERVIQIRRVSKVVKGGKKLSFRAIVVVGNERGQVGVGVGKASDVIGAVKKGVADGKKHLIDIPITKSNSIPHPIDGVGGGAKVIMRPAAPGTGVIAGGAVRTVLELAGVRNVLAKQLGSNNPLNNARAAVNALSTLRTLAEVAEDRGIAIDKLYI, from the coding sequence ATGGCAACAGGTCGTCGTAAAGCTAACCGCGCAAAAAAAGAAGAAACTAACTGGCAAGAGCGCGTCATCCAAATCCGACGGGTGAGCAAGGTAGTTAAGGGTGGTAAAAAACTCAGCTTCCGTGCCATTGTCGTTGTTGGGAACGAACGCGGTCAAGTCGGTGTGGGAGTAGGTAAAGCCTCAGATGTTATCGGTGCTGTGAAAAAAGGCGTAGCCGATGGCAAAAAACATCTCATTGACATTCCGATTACCAAATCTAATTCCATTCCGCATCCCATTGATGGCGTTGGTGGTGGTGCAAAAGTCATCATGCGCCCAGCCGCACCTGGTACCGGTGTAATTGCTGGTGGTGCTGTGCGGACTGTATTGGAATTAGCCGGAGTTCGCAACGTTCTTGCTAAACAACTTGGTTCTAACAACCCACTCAATAATGCTAGAGCCGCAGTTAACGCTTTATCTACCCTGCGTACTTTGGCGGAAGTTGCTGAAGACCGTGGTATCGCTATTGACAAACTCTACATTTAG
- the rpsS gene encoding 30S ribosomal protein S19 produces MGRSLKKGPFVADHLLSKIEKLNERNEKQVIKTWSRASTILPQMVGHTIAVHNGRQHVPVFISDQMVGHKLGEFAPTRTYRGHGKSDKKAGR; encoded by the coding sequence ATGGGTCGTTCACTAAAAAAAGGGCCTTTCGTTGCCGATCACTTACTCAGCAAAATTGAAAAGCTGAACGAGAGAAACGAAAAGCAAGTCATTAAAACTTGGTCAAGAGCCTCAACAATTCTGCCCCAGATGGTGGGACATACGATCGCTGTTCACAATGGTAGACAACACGTCCCCGTGTTTATCAGCGATCAGATGGTAGGTCATAAGTTGGGAGAATTCGCCCCAACACGCACCTACAGGGGTCATGGCAAAAGTGACAAAAAAGCGGGTAGATAG
- the rplD gene encoding 50S ribosomal protein L4: protein MVETVVKNWQGEEVGQKTFDLRVAKEETAAHIVHRALVRQTTNARQGTASTKTRAEVRGGGRKPWRQKGTGRARAGSIRSPLWRGGGVIFGPKPRDYDLKMNRKERRLALRTAFVSRADDLIVVEEFSNELSRPKTKDLLAALVRWGVSPEQKTLLILSEIAETVYLSGRNVENLKIIAADQLNVYDLLHADKLVVTAPALEKIQEVYNG, encoded by the coding sequence ATGGTTGAGACTGTAGTTAAAAACTGGCAAGGAGAGGAAGTCGGACAAAAGACGTTCGACTTGCGAGTTGCCAAAGAAGAAACAGCGGCCCATATTGTACATCGTGCCTTGGTTAGACAAACAACCAATGCTCGTCAAGGAACCGCTAGTACAAAAACTCGCGCAGAAGTTAGAGGTGGTGGCCGCAAACCTTGGCGGCAAAAAGGCACAGGTCGCGCTCGTGCTGGTTCGATTCGTTCACCCTTATGGCGTGGTGGTGGTGTGATTTTTGGGCCTAAACCCAGAGATTACGACCTGAAAATGAACCGGAAAGAACGGCGGTTGGCATTACGCACAGCCTTCGTGAGCCGTGCTGATGATTTGATTGTGGTCGAAGAATTTAGCAACGAACTTTCTCGTCCGAAAACTAAAGATTTATTGGCAGCTTTAGTGCGTTGGGGAGTAAGCCCAGAACAAAAGACACTGTTAATTTTGTCTGAGATTGCCGAAACCGTTTATCTGTCAGGACGCAACGTCGAGAACTTAAAAATTATTGCCGCAGATCAGTTGAATGTTTATGATTTGCTGCACGCTGACAAGCTTGTGGTTACAGCACCAGCATTAGAAAAAATTCAGGAGGTCTACAATGGCTAA
- the rpsC gene encoding 30S ribosomal protein S3 has protein sequence MGQKIHPVGFRLGITQEHQSRWYADPERYPELLQEDYKLRNYIEQKLGRLAQNNAGISEVRIERKADQIDLEVRTARPGVVVGRGGQGIESLRTGLQDLLGGTRQIRINVVEVQRVDADAYLISEYIAQQLERRVSFRRVVRQAIQRAQRAGIQGIKIQVSGRLNGAEIARTEWTREGRVPLHTLRADIDYAYCTAKTVYGILGIKVWVFKGEIIPGQEETQPQPATREREPRRRQQQRRRQQFEDRSNEG, from the coding sequence GTGGGACAAAAAATTCATCCAGTTGGCTTTCGCCTCGGAATTACCCAAGAACACCAATCCCGGTGGTACGCAGATCCTGAACGCTATCCAGAACTTTTACAAGAAGATTACAAACTACGTAATTACATCGAACAAAAACTGGGTAGACTCGCTCAAAACAACGCTGGTATTTCCGAAGTTAGAATTGAGCGCAAAGCAGACCAAATTGATTTAGAAGTACGCACAGCCCGCCCTGGTGTAGTTGTAGGTCGTGGTGGACAAGGTATCGAATCCTTACGTACTGGACTGCAAGATTTATTAGGCGGTACTCGCCAGATTCGGATTAACGTCGTCGAAGTTCAACGAGTTGATGCCGATGCTTACTTAATTTCGGAATACATCGCCCAACAATTAGAACGTCGGGTTTCCTTCCGTCGCGTAGTCCGCCAAGCAATTCAACGGGCGCAACGTGCTGGTATTCAAGGAATTAAAATTCAAGTCAGTGGTCGGCTCAACGGTGCGGAAATTGCCCGGACAGAATGGACGCGCGAAGGTAGAGTACCTCTACACACCTTACGGGCTGATATTGACTACGCTTACTGCACAGCCAAAACCGTTTACGGTATTTTGGGCATCAAAGTGTGGGTATTTAAAGGAGAAATTATTCCTGGACAGGAAGAAACTCAACCCCAACCCGCCACCCGCGAACGTGAGCCGCGTCGCCGTCAACAACAGCGCCGTCGTCAGCAGTTTGAAGACCGTTCCAATGAAGGCTAA
- the rplN gene encoding 50S ribosomal protein L14, translating into MIQPQTYLNVADNSGARKLMCIRVLGAGNSRYGFIGDRIIAVVKDAIPNMAVKKSDVVEAVIVRTRHNIRRDSGMTIRFDDNAAVIINKEGNPRGTRVFGPVARELRDKNFTKIVSLAPEVL; encoded by the coding sequence GTGATTCAACCCCAAACTTACTTAAATGTGGCAGATAACAGTGGCGCACGGAAACTAATGTGTATCCGGGTGTTAGGTGCTGGTAATAGCCGTTACGGTTTTATCGGCGATCGCATTATTGCTGTTGTCAAAGATGCCATCCCCAACATGGCTGTGAAAAAATCAGATGTTGTGGAAGCTGTGATTGTTCGCACCCGCCATAACATTCGTCGTGATAGCGGTATGACTATTCGCTTTGATGATAACGCCGCCGTGATCATCAATAAAGAAGGTAATCCTAGAGGTACACGGGTATTTGGCCCAGTAGCACGGGAACTCCGCGACAAGAACTTTACTAAAATTGTTTCTCTGGCTCCGGAGGTGCTGTAA
- the rplP gene encoding 50S ribosomal protein L16, with product MLSPRRTKFRKQQRGRMAGLAHRGSTLNFGDFALQAQEPAWITSRQIEASRRAMTRYIRRGGKIWIRIFPDKPVTMRPAETRMGSGKGNPEFWVAVVKPGRILFEIAGVSEEIAREAMRLAAYKLPIKTKFIVRPQIEEEQE from the coding sequence ATGTTAAGTCCTAGAAGAACTAAATTCCGCAAACAACAGCGCGGGCGAATGGCGGGTCTAGCCCACCGGGGTAGCACCCTCAACTTTGGCGATTTTGCCCTCCAAGCCCAAGAACCAGCTTGGATTACCTCTCGACAAATCGAAGCTTCCCGTCGGGCGATGACACGTTATATCCGCCGGGGTGGTAAAATCTGGATTCGGATATTCCCAGATAAGCCTGTAACCATGCGTCCAGCAGAAACACGGATGGGTTCTGGTAAAGGTAATCCAGAGTTTTGGGTAGCAGTAGTGAAGCCAGGGCGGATTTTATTTGAAATCGCTGGGGTTTCTGAAGAAATCGCCCGTGAAGCTATGCGCCTAGCTGCATACAAACTGCCAATTAAAACTAAATTTATTGTGCGCCCTCAAATAGAAGAGGAGCAGGAGTAG
- the rplO gene encoding 50S ribosomal protein L15 — translation MRLNDVKPQKGSKKRRRRVARGISAGQGASAGLGMRGQKSRSGSSTRPGFEGGQQPLYRRIPKLKGFPLVNRKIYTTINVEKLASLPANTEVTLESLKAAGILTSAKGPLKILGNGELNVALNVKAAAFTGQARSKIEAAGGSCEVLG, via the coding sequence ATGAGACTCAACGATGTTAAGCCCCAAAAAGGCTCTAAAAAACGCCGTCGCCGTGTAGCCAGAGGTATTTCTGCTGGTCAAGGTGCCAGTGCTGGTCTAGGTATGCGGGGTCAAAAATCTCGCTCTGGTAGTAGCACCAGACCAGGGTTTGAAGGTGGTCAACAGCCATTGTACCGCCGGATACCCAAGCTGAAAGGCTTTCCACTTGTGAATCGCAAGATTTACACTACGATAAATGTAGAGAAGTTAGCCTCTCTTCCTGCCAACACAGAAGTAACATTGGAATCCTTAAAAGCAGCCGGGATTTTAACCTCTGCCAAAGGGCCATTGAAAATTTTGGGTAATGGGGAATTGAACGTTGCCCTCAACGTCAAAGCGGCAGCTTTCACAGGTCAAGCTCGTAGCAAAATTGAGGCAGCTGGAGGAAGTTGTGAAGTTTTAGGGTGA
- the rpsH gene encoding 30S ribosomal protein S8, giving the protein MAANDTIADMLTRIRNANMARHQTTQVPATKMTRSIAKVLQEEGFISEYTEAEEGVKRHLVIALKYKGKNRQPLITALKRISKPGLRVYSNRKELPRVLGGIGIAIISTSSGIMTDREARRQNLGGEVLCYVW; this is encoded by the coding sequence ATGGCGGCTAACGACACAATTGCAGATATGCTGACGCGCATCCGCAATGCCAATATGGCAAGGCATCAAACAACACAAGTGCCAGCCACTAAAATGACCCGTAGTATTGCCAAAGTACTACAAGAAGAAGGATTCATTTCAGAATATACAGAAGCCGAAGAAGGCGTAAAACGGCACTTGGTGATTGCCCTAAAATACAAAGGGAAAAATCGTCAGCCTTTGATTACTGCCCTCAAACGGATCAGTAAACCTGGTTTACGTGTTTATTCCAACCGAAAAGAACTACCCAGAGTATTAGGCGGTATCGGTATTGCCATTATTTCTACCTCCAGTGGCATTATGACTGACCGTGAAGCTCGCCGTCAGAATTTGGGTGGTGAAGTACTTTGCTACGTCTGGTAG
- the rplR gene encoding 50S ribosomal protein L18, with translation MKLTRRESKQRRHRRVRGKVNGSPERPRLSVFRSHQHIYAQVIDDTQHHTLVAASTLDAELKANLASGANCEASAQVGKLIAARALEKGITKVVFDRGGNIYHGRIKTLADAAREAGLDF, from the coding sequence ATGAAACTTACTCGTAGAGAATCCAAACAGCGCCGCCACCGCCGCGTTCGTGGCAAGGTAAACGGCTCTCCCGAACGCCCACGCCTATCCGTATTTCGTTCTCACCAACATATTTACGCCCAAGTAATTGATGATACTCAGCATCATACTTTAGTGGCAGCATCAACTTTAGATGCAGAGTTAAAAGCAAATTTAGCTTCTGGCGCTAACTGCGAAGCCTCAGCCCAAGTTGGTAAGTTAATCGCAGCCCGCGCATTAGAAAAGGGCATTACAAAAGTAGTTTTTGATCGTGGTGGTAACATATACCACGGCCGCATCAAAACACTAGCGGATGCTGCACGCGAAGCTGGTTTAGATTTTTAA
- a CDS encoding 50S ribosomal protein L23 — protein sequence MAKIAPRDLPDLVRRPIVTEKATILMEQNQYTFEVVLKATKPDIKAAIEDLFQVKVVKINTATQPRKKRRVGKFIGYKPQYKKAIVTVSPGDAQKIRQILFPEV from the coding sequence ATGGCTAAGATTGCGCCCCGTGATCTGCCTGACTTGGTGCGTCGCCCGATTGTCACCGAAAAAGCAACGATTCTGATGGAACAGAATCAATACACTTTTGAAGTAGTTCTGAAAGCTACCAAGCCAGATATTAAAGCAGCGATCGAAGACTTGTTTCAAGTCAAAGTAGTCAAAATCAACACTGCTACACAGCCACGGAAAAAACGTCGCGTGGGCAAATTTATTGGCTACAAGCCCCAATATAAGAAAGCTATTGTCACCGTCTCACCTGGGGACGCACAAAAGATTAGACAGATTCTATTCCCAGAGGTCTAA
- the rpmC gene encoding 50S ribosomal protein L29 yields the protein MPLPKISEARELSDEQLAAEIAATKKQLFQLRLQKATRQLEKPHQFRHARHRLAQLLTVEGERKRAASQTPKEEN from the coding sequence ATGCCGCTTCCTAAGATTTCAGAAGCAAGAGAATTAAGTGACGAACAATTAGCTGCGGAAATTGCCGCCACTAAAAAACAACTGTTTCAGTTGCGCTTGCAAAAGGCAACCAGACAACTAGAAAAACCCCACCAATTCCGCCACGCTCGCCATCGCCTTGCCCAACTGTTGACAGTAGAGGGAGAGCGCAAACGGGCAGCAAGTCAAACTCCTAAAGAAGAGAACTAA
- the rpsQ gene encoding 30S ribosomal protein S17: MAIKERVGLVVSDKMQKTVVVAIENRAPHPKYGKIVVKTRRYKAHDEENKCKVGDRVRIQETRPLSKTKRWQVTEILNTKNS, from the coding sequence ATGGCAATCAAAGAACGAGTTGGGTTGGTAGTGAGCGACAAAATGCAAAAAACGGTGGTAGTTGCCATCGAAAACCGCGCTCCCCATCCCAAATACGGCAAGATTGTAGTGAAAACCCGCCGCTATAAAGCTCATGATGAAGAAAACAAATGCAAAGTGGGCGATCGCGTGCGGATTCAAGAAACCAGACCCCTGAGCAAAACCAAACGCTGGCAAGTCACAGAAATCCTCAACACTAAAAACTCATAA
- the rplV gene encoding 50S ribosomal protein L22 — MATNTTEVKAIARYIRMSPFKVRRVLDQIRGRSYREALIILEFMPYRACEPVLKVIRSAAANAEHNAGLDRAQLVITQAYADQGPVLKRFQPRAQGRAYQIRKPTCHITVAVAAGETVE, encoded by the coding sequence ATGGCAACTAATACTACAGAAGTAAAAGCGATCGCCCGTTATATACGCATGTCTCCCTTTAAAGTGCGTCGCGTACTCGATCAAATTCGGGGGCGGTCTTACAGAGAAGCGTTAATTATTCTGGAATTTATGCCTTATCGGGCTTGTGAACCAGTACTAAAAGTAATTAGAAGCGCAGCCGCCAATGCTGAACACAATGCAGGTCTAGACCGCGCCCAACTGGTAATTACTCAAGCTTATGCCGATCAAGGCCCAGTCCTAAAACGTTTCCAACCTAGAGCGCAAGGTCGAGCTTACCAAATTCGCAAACCTACATGTCACATCACAGTAGCTGTAGCTGCTGGTGAGACTGTGGAATAA
- the rplE gene encoding 50S ribosomal protein L5, producing MATTRLKTLYQETIVPKLTNQFQYTNVHQVPKLVKVTVNRGLGEAAQNAKALEASINEIALITGQKPVVTRAKKAIAGFKIRQGMPVGIMVTLRGERMYAFLDRLISLTLPRIRDFRGISPKSFDGRGNYTLGVREQLIFPEVEYDSIDQVRGLDISIITTAKNDEEGRALLKELGMPFRDQ from the coding sequence ATGGCGACAACAAGACTCAAAACTTTATATCAAGAGACAATCGTCCCGAAACTCACAAATCAGTTTCAATACACCAACGTTCATCAAGTACCGAAGTTGGTCAAGGTAACTGTGAACCGAGGTTTGGGCGAAGCAGCACAAAATGCTAAGGCTTTGGAAGCTTCTATCAACGAAATTGCGCTCATTACTGGTCAAAAACCCGTAGTGACAAGAGCGAAAAAAGCGATCGCAGGCTTTAAAATTCGCCAAGGTATGCCCGTCGGGATTATGGTCACACTCAGAGGCGAGAGAATGTATGCTTTCCTCGACCGCTTGATCAGCTTGACACTACCAAGAATTCGTGACTTTCGTGGTATTAGCCCTAAAAGCTTTGACGGCCGTGGTAACTATACTCTCGGCGTAAGAGAACAGCTAATCTTTCCAGAAGTCGAATACGATAGCATTGATCAAGTTCGTGGTCTGGATATTTCGATTATTACTACAGCAAAAAATGACGAAGAGGGCCGCGCTTTACTCAAAGAATTGGGAATGCCCTTTCGCGATCAATAA
- the secY gene encoding preprotein translocase subunit SecY: MISRDKAPTAQETFMQMAQAAGLRGRLLVTVGILILVRLGIFLPVPGIDRARFAEAISGNNSIFGLLDIFSGRGLSTLGVFALGILPFINASIIIQLLTAAIPSLENLQKNEGEAGRRKISQITRYVTVGWAIIQSTAFSALFLQQFALTPGPLFVAETAIALTAGSMFVMWASELITERGIGNGASLLIFVNIVASLPKSLGDTIDLVQVGGREIVGRVIVLVLVFLATIVGIVFVQEGIRRIPIISARRQVGRRVLAEQRSYLPLRLNSGGVMPIIFAAAILSLPLLIANFTKNPDLANIVNTYLSPGGSAPWVYALVYLTSIVFFSYFYSSLIVNPVDVAQNLKKMGSSIPGIRPGKATSEYIERVINRLTFLGAIFLGLVAIIPTAVESALKVPTFKGLGATSLLILVGVAIDTAKQVQTYVISQRYEGMVKQ, translated from the coding sequence ATGATCAGTCGAGATAAAGCCCCAACGGCTCAAGAAACTTTTATGCAGATGGCACAAGCAGCTGGGCTAAGAGGCAGGCTGCTTGTTACTGTCGGTATTTTAATTTTGGTTCGCCTAGGTATCTTTTTACCTGTACCGGGAATTGACCGAGCTAGATTTGCTGAAGCAATTTCCGGCAACAATTCTATCTTCGGTTTATTGGATATCTTTTCTGGGCGGGGACTTTCTACTTTGGGAGTCTTTGCTTTAGGGATTCTGCCCTTTATTAATGCGTCCATTATCATCCAATTGCTGACTGCGGCTATCCCATCTTTAGAAAATTTACAGAAAAACGAAGGCGAAGCAGGAAGGCGGAAAATTTCGCAAATTACCCGCTACGTGACTGTAGGTTGGGCAATTATCCAAAGTACGGCTTTTTCTGCCTTATTTTTGCAACAATTTGCTTTAACTCCTGGACCGCTATTTGTAGCTGAAACTGCGATCGCTCTCACCGCAGGTTCTATGTTTGTTATGTGGGCATCCGAACTGATCACAGAACGAGGTATTGGCAATGGTGCATCATTGTTGATTTTTGTCAACATTGTTGCTTCGCTACCCAAATCTCTAGGCGACACCATCGACTTAGTACAAGTTGGCGGTCGAGAAATCGTGGGTCGGGTAATTGTGCTGGTGTTGGTCTTCTTGGCCACCATCGTGGGCATTGTCTTTGTGCAGGAAGGTATTCGCCGCATCCCCATCATTTCAGCTCGTCGTCAAGTAGGTAGAAGAGTTTTGGCAGAACAGCGTAGTTATCTACCCCTGCGGCTCAACTCTGGTGGTGTGATGCCAATTATTTTTGCGGCTGCCATTTTGAGTTTGCCATTACTCATTGCCAACTTTACAAAAAATCCTGACTTGGCGAACATCGTCAATACCTATCTCAGCCCTGGTGGTTCTGCACCTTGGGTGTATGCCTTGGTGTATTTAACTTCCATTGTTTTCTTTAGCTACTTCTACTCTTCATTGATTGTCAACCCAGTTGATGTAGCTCAAAACTTGAAAAAAATGGGATCGAGTATTCCTGGGATTCGTCCAGGGAAAGCAACCAGTGAGTATATTGAGCGAGTTATTAACCGCTTAACTTTTTTGGGAGCTATCTTTTTAGGCTTGGTTGCGATTATTCCTACCGCCGTGGAAAGTGCGTTGAAAGTACCAACCTTCAAGGGACTGGGTGCTACTTCATTGTTAATTCTAGTTGGTGTGGCAATTGACACCGCAAAACAAGTCCAAACCTACGTTATTTCTCAGCGTTATGAAGGAATGGTGAAACAATAG
- the rplF gene encoding 50S ribosomal protein L6 codes for MSRIGKRPITIPAKVQITIDGTKVVVKGPKGELSRDLPVQVTVSQEGETLQVVRKDDSRTSRQMHGLSRTLVANMVEGVSQGFQRRLEIQGVGYRAQVQGRNLVLNMGFSHQVQIEPPDGIQFAVENNTNVIVSGYDKEIVGNTAAKIRAVRPPEPYKGKGIRYAGEVVRRKAGKTGGKGKK; via the coding sequence ATGTCTCGTATTGGTAAACGACCAATTACTATTCCCGCCAAAGTGCAAATCACAATTGATGGCACTAAGGTTGTGGTCAAAGGCCCCAAAGGTGAGCTTTCACGGGATTTACCTGTTCAAGTAACAGTGAGCCAGGAAGGCGAAACCTTACAAGTAGTTCGTAAAGATGATTCCCGTACCTCTCGCCAAATGCACGGTTTAAGCCGGACATTGGTAGCCAACATGGTAGAGGGAGTTTCCCAAGGTTTTCAACGTCGTTTGGAAATTCAAGGGGTTGGTTATCGCGCCCAAGTACAAGGACGCAACCTGGTGTTAAACATGGGTTTCAGTCACCAAGTACAGATTGAGCCACCAGATGGTATTCAGTTTGCCGTAGAGAATAACACTAACGTCATCGTTAGTGGTTACGACAAAGAAATAGTCGGTAATACAGCCGCTAAGATTCGTGCCGTCCGACCACCAGAACCCTACAAAGGTAAAGGTATTCGCTATGCGGGTGAAGTAGTCAGACGCAAAGCTGGTAAGACCGGAGGTAAAGGTAAGAAATAA
- the rplB gene encoding 50S ribosomal protein L2, whose protein sequence is MGTRSYRPYTPSTRQVTISDFSEITKKDPEKSLTVYIHRAKGRNNQGRITSRRRGGGHKRLYRIIDFKRDKRNIPATVLAIEYDPNRNARIALLQYQDGEKRYILQPNGLTVGKTLMAGPESPIEDGNALPLANIPLGTNVHNVELTAGKGGQIVRAAGATAQVVAKEGNYVTLKLPSGEVRMVRRECYATIGQVGNTDFRNLSAGKAGRNRWKGRRPKVRGSVMNPVDHPHGGGEGRAPIGRSGPVTPWGKPTLGAKTRKPKKPSSRLIVRRRRKSSKRGRGGRQS, encoded by the coding sequence ATGGGTACTCGTTCTTATCGCCCTTATACCCCCAGTACTCGTCAAGTTACAATCTCCGACTTTTCGGAAATTACCAAAAAAGATCCAGAAAAGTCTTTGACGGTGTACATCCATCGCGCCAAAGGTCGCAACAATCAAGGGCGGATAACCAGCCGTCGCCGCGGTGGCGGCCATAAAAGACTTTATCGAATTATTGATTTTAAAAGAGATAAGCGTAACATTCCCGCTACAGTGTTAGCGATCGAGTACGATCCCAACCGCAACGCTCGTATTGCCCTACTGCAATATCAGGATGGGGAAAAACGCTATATCCTGCAACCGAATGGCTTGACTGTAGGTAAAACCTTAATGGCTGGCCCTGAGTCTCCAATTGAAGATGGTAATGCTTTACCACTGGCAAACATTCCTTTAGGTACAAACGTACATAACGTAGAACTGACTGCGGGTAAGGGTGGTCAAATTGTTCGTGCTGCTGGTGCGACAGCGCAAGTAGTGGCGAAAGAAGGTAATTATGTCACCCTCAAGTTGCCTTCTGGGGAAGTGCGGATGGTGCGGCGTGAATGCTACGCTACCATCGGGCAAGTAGGCAACACGGACTTTAGAAACCTGAGTGCAGGTAAAGCTGGACGTAATCGCTGGAAAGGTCGCCGCCCGAAAGTTAGAGGTAGCGTCATGAACCCAGTTGATCACCCACATGGTGGTGGTGAAGGTAGAGCGCCCATTGGTCGTTCTGGCCCAGTCACACCTTGGGGTAAACCAACATTGGGAGCCAAGACACGCAAGCCCAAGAAACCTAGCAGTAGATTGATTGTACGCCGTCGTCGTAAATCTTCTAAGCGCGGTCGTGGTGGTCGTCAGTCTTAA
- the rplX gene encoding 50S ribosomal protein L24: MPIQKEKVFYKMHVKTGDTVQVIAGKDKGKVGEVIKALPQLSKVIVKGVNIKTKHVKPQQEGESGRIVTQEYPIHSSNVMLYSTKQNVASRVCYTFTPEGKKVRKLKKTGEIID, from the coding sequence ATGCCTATCCAAAAGGAAAAAGTATTCTATAAAATGCACGTCAAAACTGGTGACACCGTGCAAGTAATTGCCGGCAAAGACAAAGGCAAAGTTGGCGAAGTGATTAAAGCATTGCCCCAACTGAGCAAAGTCATTGTTAAAGGTGTCAACATTAAGACCAAGCACGTTAAACCCCAACAAGAAGGGGAATCTGGACGGATTGTAACTCAAGAGTACCCAATCCACAGTTCTAACGTGATGCTCTATTCCACCAAACAAAATGTCGCTAGTCGCGTTTGCTACACCTTTACCCCCGAAGGCAAGAAGGTGCGAAAACTCAAAAAAACTGGCGAGATTATTGATTAA